The nucleotide window AGACACCGCTTGAAACCTTGTTGCCGCTTTTGTTCTTACCATCCCATTCCAAAGTCCCGCTGCCGTTTACTTCATTTGCTTCATAAACAAGCTCTCCGGAGATATTGAATATGCTTATTTTAGCATTATTTGTCAGGTTTGCAAAGACAACTCCGCCGGTTCTGTCGTGGTTTGTCCCGGAACCGGGTTTGTACGGGTTAGGATAAATAATTACATTATTCAGATTATTTTGAGCAGTTGAGTTAACTGCAGGCGGGGCATTGCCTACCCAAAAGTGGTATGTGTAATAAACAGCATCCTGTTCGCCGTTTTCATTTAATGCTTTTATTTCAATTATGTGCTCGCCGTCTGCCAAAGGTGATGATACTTGATAAGTAAAATCTTCGCTTGTGCTGTCAAATGCTCCGTCAACCGGTGTTGCAAGTGTCCAGGTGCTTTTATTAACGCTCGAATACCTGCCCCAAATGCCCGTAATGTTTCCGCCGGTCGAGGTTATTTTTCCACTGATAACAGGCTGCCGTTCCTGTGTAATTGAGGACGGCCCCTTGATAGAACTTAATCCTTGAGTTGCACTCGATTCTATGTTGTATGGGAAACCGCTGACTTTAACGCTGCCCATAACGGTGTTCCGGAACATATATTGCCGTGGCTATCGACACAGAAAGAATTTTCCATGCTGCTGGACAACACTACATCAACATACTTTACCCAGGCGGCATTTCCTACCCCTGCTTTATTCATAAGTTCGCTTATAGTAATGCTTTTTGTTTCTAACCCCGTTTTAGGATTGTAAGCAGGGGAATCCTCGGGTTCGTCATATCTAAATACACATACATTTGTGCTTTCGTGGTAATATCCGTTTTCATCCTTGAAAGTCACATATAACCCGACATAGCGGTCCAAATCCGCCAAGGCCTTTGCCCCGCCGCCGCATCCGTCAAAGGAGAACTCTATTTTTGACAGGTTTTCAATTGGGACGTTCTCCTGTGAAACTGAAAAATCAGTAACTTCTACATAATCAGGCGTTGCCCCGGCATAGCCGCTGTGAAAGTAACTCCCCGTGAAATTCATGCCGCAGTCAACAAACGGATTTTGTTCAACAGAAGTAGAGCCGTTTGAATATATCGTTGTCCGTTCTCCTTCCATACCCCTATCGCCTATGTTCAAATTAAATTCATAGACAAATTCTTCTTTGTGAACATCTGCGGCATGGATTGTTATGGAATGGTTTCCCTGCGGTAAAAGACTGAAATCATAACTGTCGATTACAAAGTCATCATAACCTGCGGTTGTACCATAGGGAGAGACCCTGTAAGTTATCCATCCGGTTGTTTCGCCGCTTGATGCCTTTGCGTTATTTGTAGAAGTTTCATCATTCCGCCCGCCGTATATAAACGACGCTATCTTGCTTGCTGCTTCTGTCCCATCAAGGAATATTTCCGCTTTGTCCAGGTCAAGCCCCGTGCTTGAGTTAATTCTTAATTTTATAGGTATAGGGCTATGTGCCTGCGATTTTGTAATTGCACCTTTAGGGCTTAAAATCGTTGCCTTAAAGTTGCTTGTTTCGTGAGAAACATATTGCAGAGGATTGTCCTTTTCTGTTGAAGCTTCAAGAGGGCGGCAGCCCAGATGACAGTGTGCGCCGACTCCGCCGGATGTGCCTACGGGAGCTATCGCCTCGCCGGCAGAAACAGTGCTTTGCGTTGTTATCTTGTTGCCTGACGAATCCAACAAATAGCTCCCGGAAGAGTCTTTTACCCAGCGATTATTGTAAGTAGATAAAACTTTTTGAATTTTACTTCCAGAATATAAAATAATAACAGTTGATTCGATAGATTCATTAGTATCTTGTCTTTCTAAAACGACGGCTTGTAGTTTCCAATTTCCTGATGTCTTCGGCAGAGGATGGTCATCCTTCACTCCATTAAAAATATGCAAATATGTCCAATAGCCGGTTGTTCCAATCATACCAATATAAAATCCGCCTCCATTATCATCCCATTCAATCTTCTTTATTGCCCCACTTTCTACTGTTTTTATGCTTTCACCTTCACTGCCGGCATAATCTATCCCATAATGAAACCAAGAATTGGCAACATTTCTCGGACCGTAATCCGATATTATTTCCCAATTTCCAGGTGAGTCTAAATTCTGACCAAAAAGGTTTATCGAAATAAAGAGGAGTAATATTATTTTTTTAATCATTATTT belongs to Candidatus Liberimonas magnetica and includes:
- a CDS encoding M23 family metallopeptidase; translated protein: MIKKIILLLFISINLFGQNLDSPGNWEIISDYGPRNVANSWFHYGIDYAGSEGESIKTVESGAIKKIEWDDNGGGFYIGMIGTTGYWTYLHIFNGVKDDHPLPKTSGNWKLQAVVLERQDTNESIESTVIILYSGSKIQKVLSTYNNRWVKDSSGSYLLDSSGNKITTQSTVSAGEAIAPVGTSGGVGAHCHLGCRPLEASTEKDNPLQYVSHETSNFKATILSPKGAITKSQAHSPIPIKLRINSSTGLDLDKAEIFLDGTEAASKIASFIYGGRNDETSTNNAKASSGETTGWITYRVSPYGTTAGYDDFVIDSYDFSLLPQGNHSITIHAADVHKEEFVYEFNLNIGDRGMEGERTTIYSNGSTSVEQNPFVDCGMNFTGSYFHSGYAGATPDYVEVTDFSVSQENVPIENLSKIEFSFDGCGGGAKALADLDRYVGLYVTFKDENGYYHESTNVCVFRYDEPEDSPAYNPKTGLETKSITISELMNKAGVGNAAWVKYVDVVLSSSMENSFCVDSHGNICSGTPLWAALKSAVSHTT
- a CDS encoding gliding motility-associated C-terminal domain-containing protein, which gives rise to MGSVKVSGFPYNIESSATQGLSSIKGPSSITQERQPVISGKITSTGGNITGIWGRYSSVNKSTWTLATPVDGAFDSTSEDFTYQVSSPLADGEHIIEIKALNENGEQDAVYYTYHFWVGNAPPAVNSTAQNNLNNVIIYPNPYKPGSGTNHDRTGGVVFANLTNNAKISIFNISGELVYEANEVNGSGTLEWDGKNKSGNKVSSGVYVYLITNSGGEKKTGKISILK